The Gammaproteobacteria bacterium genome has a window encoding:
- the rodA gene encoding rod shape-determining protein RodA, with product MAFPQHGARGSRLSWRRFRLDWTIFLCAVSICLIGLAAIYSASAGDPAQLTRQLFHVTLALAAMILFARVDIGTYRRYSPLLYLLSVGLLVFSLVGGSSDTDIRRWIDLGFVSFQPSELTKLTLPMFLCWLAVWRGLPVRAGTAALALICLAVPVFLVAKQPDLGTALLLTAVGLGALLVVGISWRLVGGIGIASFLSVPLVWSFLHDYQKRRLLFFFDPERDPLGAGYHVMQSEIAIGSGGMYGKGWLNGTQSYLEFLPERSTDFIFSVFCEEFGFMGFLALLAAYIAVILRGAFIALGCKDMYGRTLCISLVFALFLCMYVNMSMASGQLPVVGVPLPLVSMGGTAMVSSAMMLGIVMSVARHGR from the coding sequence ATGGCCTTCCCGCAACATGGCGCTCGCGGTTCCCGGCTTTCCTGGCGGCGCTTCCGGCTGGACTGGACGATTTTCCTGTGCGCCGTGTCCATTTGCCTGATCGGCCTGGCGGCCATCTACAGCGCCAGCGCCGGCGATCCCGCGCAGCTGACTCGCCAACTTTTCCATGTGACCCTGGCCCTGGCGGCGATGATCCTGTTTGCGCGGGTGGATATCGGGACCTACCGCCGGTATTCGCCGCTGCTGTATCTGCTTTCCGTCGGGTTGCTGGTCTTCAGCCTGGTTGGCGGCAGTTCCGACACCGACATCCGACGCTGGATTGACCTGGGCTTCGTCAGCTTTCAGCCCTCGGAACTGACCAAGCTCACGCTGCCGATGTTCCTCTGTTGGCTGGCCGTTTGGCGGGGGCTTCCGGTGCGCGCGGGCACGGCGGCGCTGGCGCTGATTTGCCTGGCCGTTCCCGTATTCCTGGTCGCCAAGCAGCCCGATCTCGGCACCGCGCTGCTGCTCACCGCCGTCGGCCTGGGCGCGCTGCTGGTGGTCGGCATTTCGTGGCGGTTGGTCGGCGGGATCGGCATCGCGTCTTTCTTGAGCGTACCGTTGGTGTGGTCCTTTCTGCACGACTACCAGAAACGCCGTCTGCTGTTCTTTTTCGACCCCGAAAGGGATCCCCTTGGCGCCGGATACCACGTCATGCAGTCGGAGATCGCGATCGGGTCCGGGGGGATGTATGGCAAGGGATGGCTGAACGGCACCCAGTCCTACCTGGAATTTCTGCCGGAGCGTTCTACGGATTTCATATTCTCCGTTTTCTGCGAGGAATTCGGCTTCATGGGCTTTCTGGCGCTGTTGGCCGCCTATATCGCGGTCATTCTGCGGGGGGCCTTTATCGCCCTGGGGTGCAAGGATATGTACGGGCGCACGCTGTGCATCTCCCTGGTATTCGCTTTGTTTCTCTGCATGTACGTGAACATGAGCATGGCGTCCGGCCAGTTGCCGGTGGTGGGAGTCCCGCTGCCGCTGGTCAGCATGGGGGGGACGGCGATGGTGAGTTCCGCCATGATGCTGGGCATTGTCATGTCCGTGGCCAGGCATGGCCGCTGA
- the gatA gene encoding Asp-tRNA(Asn)/Glu-tRNA(Gln) amidotransferase subunit GatA encodes MIPATITAMAEALRRRSLSSSELTRFLLDKCKRLNPGLNCMITISEEQAMAQAGRADAALAGGEATPLTGIPVIHKDVFCTEGVKSSCGSRMLDNFIAPYSATVVERLERAGMVMLGKSNMDEFAMGSSTETSFYGPTANPWDRDRVPGGSSGGSACAVACRLSPAATGSDTGGSIRQPAALCGVTGLKPTYGRVSRHGMIAFASSLDQAGPITITAEDSALLLQAIAGHDARDSTSAREPAQDYASALEDSIAGISLGVPRQCLGSDLDAGVGTAFTAALDQLQKLGAKVTELDMRHIRMAVPAYYVISCAECSSNLARYDGIRYGYRCRDTANLEDLYLRSRAEGFGREVKRRIMLGAFVLSAGYREAYYQQALKVRRLILGDFLAALEKVEVIVAPCAPTPAFPLGAKMDDPVTMYLSDLFTAPVSLAGLPAVSVPMGFSDGLPVGMQAIGGRFREARILNLAHQYQKAVPWHERAPTAAGGGANRETGGAAP; translated from the coding sequence ATGATCCCCGCGACGATCACCGCGATGGCGGAGGCGCTGCGCCGCCGCTCCCTGTCGAGCAGCGAGTTAACCCGTTTCCTGCTCGACAAGTGCAAGCGCCTCAACCCCGGCCTCAACTGCATGATCACGATCAGCGAAGAGCAGGCCATGGCGCAGGCCGGCAGGGCCGACGCCGCCCTGGCCGGGGGGGAAGCCACACCCCTGACCGGCATCCCCGTCATCCATAAAGACGTGTTCTGCACGGAGGGCGTCAAAAGCTCCTGCGGGTCGCGGATGCTAGACAACTTTATCGCCCCCTACAGCGCCACCGTCGTCGAGCGGCTGGAGCGGGCGGGCATGGTCATGCTGGGCAAATCGAATATGGACGAGTTCGCGATGGGTTCCTCCACGGAAACCAGTTTCTACGGGCCGACCGCAAACCCCTGGGACCGGGACCGGGTCCCCGGCGGTTCCTCGGGCGGATCGGCCTGCGCCGTAGCCTGCCGTCTGAGCCCCGCCGCCACCGGCAGCGACACCGGCGGCTCCATTCGGCAACCGGCCGCGTTGTGCGGCGTCACCGGTCTGAAGCCCACCTACGGGCGCGTCTCCCGCCACGGCATGATCGCCTTCGCCTCCAGCCTGGACCAGGCCGGGCCGATCACCATCACCGCGGAAGACAGCGCGCTGCTGCTGCAAGCCATCGCCGGCCACGACGCCCGCGACTCGACATCGGCGCGCGAACCCGCGCAGGATTATGCGTCCGCGCTGGAAGACTCCATCGCCGGGATCTCGCTCGGCGTCCCGCGCCAGTGTTTAGGCAGCGATCTGGACGCGGGAGTGGGGACCGCGTTCACGGCGGCGCTGGACCAGCTGCAAAAGCTGGGCGCCAAAGTGACCGAACTGGACATGCGGCATATCCGGATGGCCGTCCCTGCCTATTACGTCATCTCCTGCGCGGAATGCTCCTCCAACCTGGCCCGCTACGACGGCATACGGTACGGCTACCGTTGCCGGGACACGGCGAATCTCGAAGACCTGTACCTGCGTTCCCGCGCCGAAGGCTTCGGCAGGGAGGTGAAGCGGCGGATCATGCTCGGCGCCTTCGTGCTGTCCGCGGGGTACCGCGAGGCATACTACCAGCAGGCGCTCAAGGTAAGACGCCTCATCCTGGGCGACTTCCTGGCCGCCCTGGAAAAAGTGGAAGTCATCGTCGCCCCCTGCGCGCCCACCCCGGCCTTTCCGCTGGGGGCCAAGATGGACGACCCGGTCACCATGTACCTCTCGGACCTGTTTACCGCGCCGGTAAGCCTGGCCGGGCTGCCCGCGGTCTCGGTCCCCATGGGCTTCAGCGACGGCCTGCCGGTGGGGATGCAGGCGATCGGAGGGCGCTTCCGGGAGGCGCGGATACTGAACCTGGCCCACCAGTACCAGAAGGCCGTGCCGTGGCACGAACGGGCGCCGACCGCGGCCGGCGGCGGCGCGAACCGGGAGACAGGCGGAGCGGCGCCATGA
- the mltB gene encoding lytic murein transglycosylase B: MAAERAAERRGARLRALAAVLLLPLLAAAARAETLDRDRVALFVERMVGEHGYSRELLEEAFRGVSVSREVLERIRRPAEKLAWGDYRKIFVTPQRVEQGVEFLRRHAEVLGRAEEVYGVPPEIVAAIIGIETYYGKNKGRHGVLAALGTLAFHYPPRAAFFEKELEQYLLLTRERGLEPKTLKGSYAGAMGIPQFLSSSYRNYAVDFDGDGNIDIWQSYEDAVGSVANYLSRHGWSGGRPVASPLRMDDSLYDRLKLEGDGAELRVRTERLPFVRGAPLLADAEAQVLRLVSGGGNEYWAGFDNFGVIKRYNRSDLYAMAVARLGELLKGGGARGERGEER, translated from the coding sequence ATGGCCGCTGAACGGGCCGCGGAACGCCGGGGCGCGCGGTTGCGCGCGCTCGCGGCCGTCCTGCTGCTGCCGTTGCTGGCCGCGGCGGCCCGCGCCGAAACGCTGGACCGCGACCGGGTAGCCCTGTTCGTCGAACGCATGGTCGGCGAGCACGGTTACAGCCGCGAACTGCTGGAAGAGGCGTTCCGCGGCGTCTCCGTTTCCCGCGAAGTGCTGGAACGGATTCGCAGGCCGGCCGAGAAATTGGCATGGGGAGATTACCGGAAGATCTTCGTTACCCCGCAAAGGGTGGAACAGGGGGTCGAATTTCTGCGCCGCCATGCGGAAGTGCTGGGCAGGGCGGAGGAGGTTTACGGCGTGCCCCCGGAGATCGTCGCCGCGATCATCGGCATTGAGACCTACTACGGGAAGAACAAGGGCCGGCACGGCGTGCTTGCCGCCCTGGGCACGCTGGCCTTCCATTACCCTCCCCGGGCCGCGTTTTTCGAGAAGGAACTGGAGCAGTATCTGCTCCTGACGCGCGAGCGGGGGCTCGAGCCGAAGACGCTCAAGGGTTCCTATGCCGGGGCGATGGGAATTCCCCAGTTCCTGTCCAGCAGTTACCGTAATTATGCCGTGGACTTCGACGGCGACGGCAATATTGACATATGGCAGTCCTACGAAGATGCCGTGGGCAGTGTGGCGAACTACCTCAGCCGGCACGGCTGGAGCGGGGGGCGTCCCGTCGCCTCCCCGCTGCGGATGGACGACTCGCTCTACGACCGGCTCAAGCTGGAGGGCGACGGCGCGGAGCTGCGCGTCCGCACCGAGCGCCTGCCTTTCGTCCGCGGCGCGCCGCTGCTGGCGGACGCGGAAGCGCAGGTGCTCAGGCTGGTCTCCGGCGGGGGTAACGAGTACTGGGCCGGTTTCGACAATTTCGGAGTGATCAAACGCTACAATCGTAGCGACCTGTATGCGATGGCCGTGGCCCGGCTCGGGGAATTGCTGAAGGGCGGCGGCGCGCGCGGAGAGCGTGGGGAGGAACGATGA
- a CDS encoding rod shape-determining protein — protein MLNWARSIFSNDLAVDLGTANTLIYARGRGIVLNEPSVVAIRRSGEVFNPRFVCAVGEEAKHMLGRTPGNMMALRPIRDGVVANLTATEKMLQQFFRRVHNNGWFRPAPRVIVCIPSGSTQVEKRAIHECVKNAGASSVNLMIEAKAAAIGAGIPIGDPRGSMILDIGGGTTEIAVLSLNGLVYAESIRIGGDKFDEAICNYVRRSHKILIGDVTAERIKQEIGYAYPGEDGLESEIRGRSLAEGIPRSLTIRSGDILEALREPLAGVVQAVRLALEKTPPELGADVAERGLVLTGGGALLRNIDRLLMKETGLPVLVAEDPLTCVARGGGRYLEVWDDRDADILDAVE, from the coding sequence GTGCTTAACTGGGCGCGCAGCATTTTCTCCAATGACCTTGCTGTCGATCTGGGAACCGCGAATACGCTGATCTATGCGCGCGGCAGGGGGATCGTTCTGAACGAGCCCTCGGTCGTTGCGATCAGGAGGAGCGGGGAGGTCTTCAATCCCAGGTTCGTGTGCGCCGTCGGCGAGGAAGCGAAGCATATGCTGGGCCGGACGCCGGGGAACATGATGGCGTTGCGGCCGATCCGGGACGGCGTGGTGGCCAACCTGACCGCCACCGAGAAGATGTTGCAGCAATTCTTCCGCAGGGTCCACAACAATGGCTGGTTCCGGCCCGCCCCGCGGGTGATCGTCTGCATCCCGTCCGGTTCCACCCAGGTGGAGAAGCGGGCGATACATGAATGCGTCAAGAATGCCGGGGCCTCGAGCGTGAACCTCATGATCGAGGCCAAGGCCGCCGCGATCGGCGCCGGCATCCCTATCGGCGACCCGCGCGGCTCGATGATCCTGGATATCGGCGGCGGGACGACGGAGATCGCCGTTTTATCCTTGAACGGGCTGGTGTACGCGGAGTCCATCCGCATCGGCGGCGACAAGTTCGACGAGGCGATCTGCAATTATGTCCGCCGGTCCCATAAGATCCTCATCGGGGACGTGACCGCGGAGCGCATTAAGCAGGAGATTGGCTATGCTTATCCCGGCGAAGACGGTTTGGAAAGCGAAATTCGGGGGCGCAGCCTGGCGGAGGGCATCCCCAGAAGCCTGACGATCAGAAGCGGCGATATCCTTGAGGCGTTACGGGAGCCGTTGGCCGGTGTCGTGCAGGCCGTGCGGCTGGCCCTGGAGAAGACGCCCCCGGAGCTGGGGGCGGATGTGGCCGAGAGGGGATTGGTGCTGACCGGAGGAGGCGCCTTGTTGAGGAATATAGATCGGCTGCTTATGAAGGAGACCGGGTTGCCGGTCCTGGTTGCCGAAGATCCGCTGACCTGCGTCGCCAGGGGGGGCGGCCGGTACCTGGAAGTATGGGATGACCGCGATGCGGACATACTGGATGCGGTCGAATAA
- a CDS encoding septal ring lytic transglycosylase RlpA family protein, whose translation MESSEGYVARGIASWYGKKFHGRRTSSGETYDMYRMTAAHKELPLPTYVQVRNLENGKSAIVKVNDRGPFHDDRIIDLSYAAAVKIGVHTAGTAMVEVRALEPADAGGGRRDAGRHGGAAQPPSKPVAKPAREAAAEPPRDARREDRLFVQVGAYRDYRNARSIERRLNDSGISRVEIFWEEAGDDARLYKVQIGPLADRREAERMVDRLFDLGIDGVFSLD comes from the coding sequence ATGGAGAGCAGCGAGGGATACGTGGCGCGGGGCATCGCCTCCTGGTACGGCAAGAAATTCCACGGCCGGCGGACTTCCAGCGGCGAGACCTACGACATGTACCGGATGACCGCCGCCCACAAGGAACTGCCGTTGCCGACTTACGTGCAAGTGCGCAACCTGGAGAATGGCAAGAGCGCCATCGTCAAGGTCAACGACAGGGGCCCCTTCCATGACGACCGGATCATTGACCTCTCCTATGCCGCGGCGGTTAAGATCGGCGTGCATACCGCGGGGACGGCGATGGTGGAGGTCAGGGCGCTCGAGCCGGCGGACGCTGGCGGCGGGCGACGGGATGCGGGACGGCATGGCGGCGCCGCGCAGCCGCCCTCGAAGCCTGTTGCCAAGCCCGCCAGGGAAGCTGCCGCGGAGCCGCCGCGGGACGCGCGCCGGGAAGACCGGCTGTTCGTGCAGGTGGGCGCCTACCGGGATTACCGCAATGCCAGGAGCATAGAGCGCCGCCTGAACGATTCGGGCATCTCCCGGGTCGAGATCTTCTGGGAGGAAGCGGGAGACGACGCCCGGCTGTACAAGGTTCAGATCGGGCCGCTGGCGGACCGGCGGGAAGCGGAGCGGATGGTGGACCGGCTGTTCGATCTTGGGATTGATGGCGTCTTTTCCCTGGACTGA
- the gatB gene encoding Asp-tRNA(Asn)/Glu-tRNA(Gln) amidotransferase subunit GatB — protein MSAVPEQWELVIGLEIHIRLATDSKLFSGSANAYGADANRNASALDLALPGTLPVLNEEAVRLALRFGCAIDAEIAPRSVFARKNYFYPDLPKGYQISQFELPIVKNGRVRIPTANGEFKFVGIERAHLEEDAGKSLHEEYRGASAIDLNRAGAPLIEIVSRPEMRTPEEAVAYMKKIHALAKCTGVSEANMEKGEYRCDANVSVRRRGETRLGTRTEIKNLNSFRFVEKAIRCEARRHIGILENGGAVEQATMLYDSARDETQKMRGKEESEDYRYFPDPDLPPLQLSAEYLEEARRGMPELPDARAERLADRYGLAAAEAESLAADGTTADYFERCVEASGGAVRICANWIAGPLSAALHRHDTAIEQSPVTARMLGGLVRRIADRTISEKIAKVLFQSLWDDGGDADELIRKQGLRQIEDEGVLADMADAVIREHPQQVRQYREGKKKVLGYLVGQLLKRSQGKANPQKASRLLEERLAE, from the coding sequence ATGAGCGCAGTCCCGGAGCAGTGGGAGCTGGTTATCGGCCTGGAGATCCATATCCGGCTCGCCACCGACAGCAAGCTGTTCTCCGGCTCGGCAAACGCCTACGGGGCGGACGCCAACCGGAACGCCTCGGCGCTCGATCTCGCTCTGCCCGGCACCCTGCCCGTCCTGAACGAAGAGGCGGTGCGGCTGGCGCTGCGCTTCGGCTGCGCCATTGATGCCGAGATCGCGCCCCGCTCCGTATTCGCCCGCAAAAACTACTTCTACCCCGACCTGCCCAAGGGCTATCAGATCAGCCAGTTCGAACTCCCCATCGTAAAGAACGGCCGCGTCCGCATCCCCACGGCAAACGGAGAATTCAAATTCGTCGGCATCGAGCGCGCGCACCTGGAAGAGGACGCCGGGAAATCGCTGCACGAAGAATACCGGGGGGCGTCCGCCATTGACCTGAATCGGGCCGGGGCGCCGCTGATCGAGATCGTGTCCCGGCCGGAAATGCGCACGCCCGAAGAAGCGGTGGCATACATGAAAAAGATCCATGCGCTGGCGAAATGCACGGGAGTCTCCGAGGCGAACATGGAGAAGGGAGAATACCGCTGCGACGCCAACGTATCGGTGCGGCGACGGGGGGAAACCCGGCTGGGCACAAGGACGGAGATCAAGAACCTGAATTCCTTTCGCTTCGTGGAAAAGGCCATCCGCTGCGAGGCGCGCCGCCATATCGGCATTCTGGAGAACGGAGGCGCGGTGGAACAGGCGACCATGCTCTACGACTCGGCGCGCGACGAAACGCAAAAAATGCGCGGCAAGGAGGAATCGGAAGATTACCGGTACTTCCCCGACCCCGACCTGCCGCCTCTGCAATTGTCGGCCGAGTATCTGGAGGAGGCCAGGCGCGGGATGCCCGAATTGCCGGACGCCAGGGCCGAGCGCCTCGCCGACCGCTACGGGCTCGCCGCGGCGGAGGCGGAATCGCTCGCCGCCGACGGGACGACGGCGGATTACTTCGAGCGGTGCGTGGAGGCGTCCGGGGGCGCGGTGCGGATCTGCGCCAACTGGATCGCCGGCCCCCTGAGCGCCGCCTTGCACCGGCACGACACTGCGATTGAGCAAAGCCCCGTCACTGCCCGGATGCTGGGCGGTCTGGTGCGGCGCATCGCGGACCGGACCATATCGGAGAAGATCGCCAAGGTTCTGTTCCAGTCTCTGTGGGACGATGGCGGCGACGCCGACGAGTTAATCCGCAAGCAGGGCTTGCGCCAAATCGAAGACGAGGGAGTCCTGGCCGACATGGCGGACGCGGTGATCCGCGAGCATCCGCAACAGGTGCGCCAGTACCGGGAGGGGAAGAAGAAGGTGCTGGGCTATCTGGTCGGCCAGCTGCTGAAGCGTTCGCAGGGCAAGGCCAACCCGCAAAAAGCGAGCCGCCTGCTGGAAGAGCGCCTGGCGGAGTAG
- the mrdA gene encoding penicillin-binding protein 2 codes for MERLILDPGPSREGQLLTRRRIRLLCWLICLLAAVLASRMFVLQILDHEHFSTLARGNYLKIVPIPPVRGRIYSSDGVLLAGNVPAYDLVLRTEYLDSLERALPRLQGIVELEDAGPAAVRGQRKSKFRRHFAIKRGLSEQEVARFWVNNHFFPGFEIVVRFRRHYPLADIAMPVIGYVSGIDDAELERVEDRAQYLVLGQIGKAGIEKRYEHLLKGKPGYQRVEVNAEGSIVRVLEVVPPRRGQTLRLHLDAALQVEAYYALEGKKGSVVAVEPGSGRIKALVSYPAYDPNLFVAGISGDMFARLRSSGKASLFNRAIAGQYPPGSTIKPFLALAGMHYEAAPETGLWCPGWFSLPGRPPRVFRDWRKSGHGRMDILAAVEESCDVFFYRLALELGIERMGEFLGHFGFGRRTGIGLEGEKAGLVPSREWKRERRGERWYPGDTVVAGIGQGYMLATPLQLAMATAALANHGERRRPSLLGGGAAEGAAGSRPVPVPVRDAGLWESIEEAMIRVVHGGRGTGRAISRGLGFTVAGKTGTAQVVALEHTDADKALPEEHRDHSLFIAYAPVPAPLLAVAVIVEHGGSGSATAAPLAKRLLVQYLEGRLERQVAGSGPSG; via the coding sequence ATGGAAAGATTGATCCTGGACCCGGGGCCTTCGCGGGAGGGCCAGTTGCTTACCCGCCGCCGGATCCGGCTACTGTGCTGGCTGATCTGCCTGCTGGCCGCCGTTCTGGCCAGCAGGATGTTTGTCTTGCAGATACTCGATCATGAGCATTTCTCCACCCTCGCCCGGGGCAACTACCTGAAGATCGTGCCGATCCCCCCGGTGCGAGGCAGGATCTACAGCAGCGACGGGGTTCTTCTGGCCGGCAATGTCCCCGCCTACGATCTCGTGTTGCGAACGGAGTACCTGGATTCTCTGGAACGGGCCCTGCCGCGCTTGCAGGGCATCGTAGAACTGGAGGATGCCGGGCCGGCGGCCGTGCGCGGACAGAGGAAGAGCAAGTTCCGGCGGCACTTTGCGATCAAGCGGGGGCTGAGCGAACAGGAAGTGGCCCGGTTCTGGGTCAACAATCATTTTTTCCCGGGTTTCGAGATTGTCGTGCGGTTCCGCCGGCATTATCCCCTGGCCGACATCGCCATGCCCGTGATCGGCTACGTATCCGGGATTGACGACGCCGAACTCGAACGGGTGGAAGACAGGGCGCAGTACCTGGTCCTGGGGCAGATCGGGAAGGCCGGGATCGAAAAGAGATACGAGCACCTGCTCAAGGGCAAACCGGGGTACCAGCGGGTGGAGGTGAACGCGGAGGGGAGCATCGTGCGGGTGCTCGAGGTCGTCCCGCCGCGGCGGGGGCAGACGCTGCGCCTGCACCTGGACGCCGCGTTGCAGGTGGAGGCGTATTACGCCCTGGAGGGCAAGAAAGGCTCGGTCGTTGCCGTGGAGCCCGGCAGCGGCAGGATCAAGGCCCTGGTCAGCTATCCCGCCTACGATCCCAATCTCTTCGTGGCGGGGATCTCCGGGGACATGTTCGCGCGCTTGCGGAGTTCCGGCAAGGCGTCTTTGTTTAACAGGGCGATTGCCGGGCAATATCCGCCGGGTTCGACCATCAAGCCGTTCCTCGCGCTGGCGGGCATGCACTACGAAGCGGCCCCCGAGACCGGCCTGTGGTGTCCCGGATGGTTCTCTCTGCCGGGCCGGCCGCCGCGCGTGTTCAGGGACTGGCGAAAATCGGGACACGGACGGATGGATATCCTGGCGGCGGTAGAGGAGTCCTGCGATGTCTTCTTCTACCGGCTGGCCCTGGAACTCGGCATAGAGCGCATGGGCGAATTCCTGGGACATTTCGGCTTTGGCCGGCGGACCGGGATCGGCCTGGAGGGGGAAAAGGCCGGCCTGGTGCCGTCGCGGGAGTGGAAGCGGGAACGGCGAGGCGAACGCTGGTATCCTGGAGATACCGTGGTGGCCGGCATCGGGCAGGGCTACATGCTGGCCACGCCGCTCCAGCTGGCGATGGCGACCGCGGCGCTGGCAAACCACGGGGAAAGGCGGCGGCCGTCGTTGCTCGGCGGCGGCGCCGCCGAGGGCGCCGCCGGGTCCCGTCCGGTCCCGGTGCCGGTGCGGGACGCAGGGTTGTGGGAGAGTATCGAAGAGGCGATGATCCGGGTGGTGCATGGCGGCAGGGGTACGGGACGGGCGATTTCCAGGGGGCTCGGCTTCACGGTCGCCGGCAAGACCGGCACCGCGCAGGTGGTCGCCCTGGAGCACACGGACGCCGACAAGGCCCTGCCCGAGGAGCACAGGGATCACAGCCTTTTTATTGCCTATGCCCCGGTACCGGCGCCGCTGCTGGCCGTGGCCGTTATTGTGGAACATGGAGGGAGCGGTTCCGCCACTGCCGCGCCGCTGGCGAAAAGGCTGCTCGTGCAGTACCTGGAGGGGCGCCTGGAGCGGCAGGTCGCCGGTTCGGGACCGTCGGGGTAG
- the gatC gene encoding Asp-tRNA(Asn)/Glu-tRNA(Gln) amidotransferase subunit GatC has translation MDFQDSQIRKVALLARLALSPAETAAYSRDFSRILDMVREIEAADTKDVPPLHHPLDITLRPREDRVTEQDRRESYRRIAPRMREGLYLVPQFIE, from the coding sequence ATGGACTTCCAAGACTCTCAGATCCGCAAAGTCGCCCTCCTGGCCCGGCTGGCCCTGTCGCCCGCCGAGACTGCCGCCTACTCCCGCGACTTCTCCCGGATCCTGGACATGGTGCGGGAAATCGAGGCGGCGGACACGAAAGACGTCCCCCCCCTGCACCATCCCCTGGACATCACGCTCCGCCCGCGAGAAGACCGGGTAACCGAACAAGACCGGCGCGAGTCCTACCGGCGCATCGCGCCCCGCATGCGGGAAGGGCTCTACCTGGTGCCGCAATTCATCGAGTAG
- the mreC gene encoding rod shape-determining protein MreC produces the protein MKAEVSARRFGVAAVLSVALMIADSKYGYVDRARSVLSVLVYPFHVVVNKPMEYAEWISGRLRSKKNLLEENERLREANLLAHARLQKYETLQSENLRLRELLEAPLRPDESTILTRAVSIGLRPYRHQMVIDKGIRDGVYLGQPIVNSRGLVGQVFRADAFTSTVLLITDPRHAVPVTVHRNGLRAIAAGTGGDRLSLKYLPGDADIREGDLLVSSGLGERFPTGYPVGRVTQVESGAREESFSRAQAFPEARIESSREFLLVRKQEESRGL, from the coding sequence GTGAAGGCCGAGGTTTCCGCGCGCCGCTTCGGCGTGGCGGCGGTGCTGTCCGTCGCCCTGATGATCGCGGACAGCAAGTACGGTTACGTGGACAGGGCAAGGTCCGTGCTGTCCGTTCTGGTATATCCCTTTCATGTGGTCGTGAACAAGCCCATGGAATACGCCGAGTGGATTTCGGGCCGCCTGCGCTCGAAGAAAAACCTCCTGGAGGAGAACGAGCGGCTGCGGGAGGCGAACCTGCTCGCCCATGCCAGGCTGCAGAAATACGAGACTCTGCAGTCCGAGAATTTGCGGTTGCGGGAGTTGCTGGAGGCGCCGCTGCGCCCGGACGAGTCCACCATCCTCACGCGGGCGGTTTCCATCGGCCTGCGCCCGTACCGGCACCAGATGGTCATTGACAAGGGGATACGGGACGGCGTGTACCTGGGACAACCGATAGTGAATTCCCGCGGCCTGGTGGGCCAGGTGTTCCGCGCGGATGCGTTTACCAGCACCGTCTTGCTGATTACGGACCCGCGCCATGCGGTGCCGGTGACGGTGCACCGGAACGGACTGCGGGCGATCGCGGCCGGTACGGGCGGCGACCGGCTGTCGCTGAAGTACCTGCCGGGCGACGCGGATATCCGGGAAGGAGATCTGCTGGTATCTTCGGGACTGGGGGAACGGTTTCCGACCGGTTATCCCGTAGGCAGGGTGACGCAAGTCGAGAGCGGCGCCAGAGAGGAGTCCTTTTCCCGCGCCCAGGCGTTTCCGGAAGCGCGGATCGAAAGCAGCCGAGAGTTTTTGCTGGTCCGGAAGCAGGAGGAATCGCGGGGGCTTTGA
- the mreD gene encoding rod shape-determining protein MreD produces MRKALLSGKSIIPVSFVVALLLTALPLPAWALDWRPLWVPMVLIYWCMAAPDRVGLAAAFLLGLLLDVYEGVALGQNPLGLCVIVYCIGSLYRQLRHFPLVQQSLVVLALLFLYLFIGLVVRVVIAVPPEDWSYWLPAITSMVLWPWLFLVLRDLRRKFFRRKFS; encoded by the coding sequence TTGAGGAAGGCGCTTCTTAGCGGCAAAAGCATTATCCCGGTAAGCTTTGTCGTCGCGTTGCTGTTGACGGCGCTGCCGCTGCCTGCCTGGGCGCTGGACTGGAGGCCGCTGTGGGTGCCCATGGTGCTGATCTACTGGTGCATGGCGGCGCCCGACCGGGTCGGGCTCGCGGCGGCGTTCCTGCTAGGGTTATTACTGGACGTGTATGAAGGTGTCGCCCTGGGGCAAAACCCGCTGGGGCTTTGCGTCATCGTCTATTGCATCGGCAGCCTGTACCGGCAACTGCGGCATTTTCCCCTGGTGCAGCAGTCCCTCGTGGTTCTGGCGCTGCTGTTCCTGTACCTCTTTATCGGCTTGGTCGTGCGGGTGGTAATCGCCGTTCCCCCGGAGGATTGGAGCTACTGGCTGCCGGCGATCACCAGCATGGTGCTCTGGCCCTGGCTGTTCCTGGTGCTTCGCGATCTCAGGCGCAAGTTCTTCAGGCGCAAGTTCTCCTGA